In the Heteronotia binoei isolate CCM8104 ecotype False Entrance Well chromosome 13, APGP_CSIRO_Hbin_v1, whole genome shotgun sequence genome, one interval contains:
- the MYG1 gene encoding MYG1 exonuclease, translating into MLRVWVVLPRLARGLMPGPKRPRPARIGTHGGTFHCDEALACFLLRLLPSYQDAEIVRTRDPQLLSECDVVVDVGGEYDPQKHRYDHHQRSFGESMHSLNADKPWQTKMSSAGLVYFHFGSQILANRLGLNEEDPVVRVLYDKLYENFVEEIDAIDNGISQWEGEPRYAITSNVSSRVSYLNPRWNDKDQDTDAGFQKAMELVGSEFLDRLDYYHRGWLPARALVEEAIQQRFEVDPSGEILLLGQGGCPWKEHLFSLEQELGIKKPLKFVLYTDLNGKWRVQCVPVGLHTFQNRLSLREDWRGLRDEELSQVSGIADCIFVHSSGFIGGNHTKEGVLEMARKTLAQLMETNACNS; encoded by the exons ATGCTCCGAGTGTGGGTCGTGCTTCCACGCTTGGCACGGGGTCTCATGCCTGGCCCAAAGCGCCCGCGCCCGGCCCGCATTGGCACCCACGGGGGCACTTTCCACTGCGACGAAGCGCTCGCTTGCTTTCTTTTGCGGCTGCTTCCTTCTTATCAG GATGCAGAGATTGTCCGGACACGAGATCCCCAGTTGCTCTCAGAATGCGATGTTGTGGTGGATGTTGGGGGTGAATATGACCCACAGAAGCATCGTTACGACCATCACCAGAG GTCGTTTGGAGAGTCGATGCACAGCTTGAACGCAGATAAACCTTGGCAGACCAAGATGAGCAGTGCAGGGCTGGTGTATTTCCATTTTGGCTCCCAGATTCTGGCCAACCGGCTGGGCCTGAATGAAGAGGATCCTGTTGTACGAGTGCTCTATGACAAG TTGTACGAGAACTTTGTGGAGGAGATTGACGCGATAGACAATGGCATCTCCCAGTGGGAGGGGGAGCCCCGCTATGCTATTACCAGCAATGTGAGTTCCCGGGTGAGCTATCTGAACCCCCGCTGGAATGACAAAGACCAAGATACTGAT GCTGGATTCCAGAAGGCCATGGAACTGGTGGGCAGTGAATTCCTAGACAGGCTTGATTACTATCACCGTGGCTGGCTGCCGGCTCGTGCCCTTGTGGAAGAGGCCATCCAGCAGCGCTTTGAG GTCGATCCCAGTGGCGAGATCCTGCTGCTGGGCCAGGGCGGGTGCCCATGGAAGGAACATCTTTTCAGCCTAGAACAAGAGCTGGGTATAAAGAAGCCCCTCAAATTTGTCCTGTACACAGATCTCAACGGCAAGTGGCGGGTGCAGTGTGTCCCTGTCGGGCTTCACACCTTCCAGAACCG GTTGTCGCTTCGGGAGGACTGGCGTGGTCTGCGCGATGAAGAACTCTCCCAAGTCAGTGGGATTGCCGATTGCATCTTCGTGCACTCCAGCGGGTTCATTGGTGGGAACCACACCAAAGAAGGAGTGCTGGAAATGGCCCGGAAGACACTGGCACAGCTGATGGAAACCAATGCATGCAACTCCTGA
- the LOC132581380 gene encoding leucine-rich repeat-containing protein 3-like has product MPALPSFLVLFLCLRSSLSCPQGCDCPVGSGVVWCNRRQLMAIPFDIPRDTHILYLDSNWITHVPNGAFRGLTQLRELHLADNLIETIAPGAFRGLGGALRLLDLSGNQLQALEMAPFVTLAWVKLELYDNPWHCDCSLQELMEALPLDTETVDDIACATAPREDFIGKPLAHLLHSGVNFCISRQRNTDLAMLLTMFCWFTVVITYVIYYVRRNQAESRRHLEYLKSLPLPRKQSSPEEEVETDTLSTIL; this is encoded by the coding sequence ATGCCAGCATTGCCCTCCTTCTTGGTCCTCTTCCTCTGCCTACGTAGCAGCCTCTCATGCCCCCAGGGGTGCGACTGCCCCGTGGGGAGCGGGGTGGTGTGGTGCAACCGGAGACAGCTGATGGCAATCCCTTTTGATATTCCTCGTGACACTCACATACTTTACCTGGACTCTAACTGGATCACCCATGTGCCGAATGGTGCCTTCCGTGGCCTGACGCAGCTCCGAGAACTCCACCTTGCAGACAATCTCATTGAGACCATTGCTCCAGGGGCTTTTCGTGGGCTGGGTGGCGCACTGAGGCTCTTGGACCTTTCAGGCAACCAGTTACAGGCCCTGGAGATGGCTCCCTTTGTCACACTGGCTTGGGTCAAGCTCGAGCTCTATGACAATCCCTGGCACTGTGACTGTTCCCTGCAGGAACTGAtggaggctcttcccttggacACGGAGACAGTGGATGACATTGCGTGTGCCACAGCTCCACGGGAGGATTTTATTGGCAAGCCCCTGGCCCATTTGCTCCACAGCGGTGTCAACTTCTGCATCAGTCGACAAAGGAACACTGACCTGGCTATGCTGCTCACCATGTTTTGTTGGTTCACTGTCGTCATCACATATGTCATCTATTACGTCCGGCGCAACCAAGCTGAATCCAGACGCCACCTAGAATATCTCAAATCCCTGCCACTGCCCCGCAAACAGTCTAGTCCCGAGGAAGAGGTAGAAACAGACACGCTCAGTACCATACTCTGA